In a genomic window of Hippoglossus stenolepis isolate QCI-W04-F060 chromosome 15, HSTE1.2, whole genome shotgun sequence:
- the pcf11 gene encoding pre-mRNA cleavage complex 2 protein Pcf11 isoform X2, giving the protein MEDSAAREDACREYQSSLEDLTFNSKPHINMLTILAEENLTFAKDIVAIIEAQISKAPAAEKLPVLYLVDSIVKNVGGEYLAVFAKNLITSFICVFEKVDENLRKSLFKLRSTWDEVFPLKKLYALDVRVNSVDPAWPIKPLPPTVNASIHVNPKFLKQSEEASSPQPVPSQPPAPVSAAVVAPAPQPVPAVSQSSVTQEQLIRQQLLAKQKQLLELQQKKIELELEQTKAQLAGGFTIPTPPPASSPAAPTMTPKALSQNAPVVRPWIPPQTQPDTKTSTRDPRLNRTGPPAASQPKEQPAGKKDSLQKGSPALTPEKRQLEKSFRPEKTRTPRKETLEEKTKSKSLSPMTKSVQSKNKQAEAEGQKSSDGSKKDPRLRKRTQDKSGESKDEELKEKKRCNDKKEREEAVLGAELQRFSKGKLANGFVIKHEREEAEKVEFKSGGNARTHARKRTRSRSRSPTSSPKRKDRRSPKGRARSSSLSPSPSHKPGKPRRVRVDEPLHGKPGRDDRVTLKKSQSESRRSKRPQDDRHSESRDSHSPRSHDGSGKETKEAPHRWRSGWEENKHLKLPDDAHMKPGPQRHKPYNTPTRPTTPRTLKHRLSVDANLQIPEALNTASKKDLLRRAGKRLESGEISQEDFLNVAHQIKHFFQYQEEKLQRSESWDGKQPLLAAPSSQPHDAMDAAELSYYEHKSKLRKTQVTHRVAGEEWEGEENVEDVDVTGPGEKTGERRSKEREESRPPLGPMIEEYNHGKEFPTLKSLPGLRFRRRADPRDSSEREWNSPLTERQRDEQKSGYDTPRRYTPSVDSRHPDPRRPEGPLPSGTVVHRNCPSPTGLDAPVPRFERERLSPLHQKDSAEMSPVPRFESPNSEHSDEGPLKPDVPPPQPTPPPILKAPARVGPLSSVRQQSNSPGHTPPHEAGHPPSRYDGPEHIAPPRPHPPGWYDDSSQFEGPHPQGPGRFDGGRPPHHNIPERFDGPDGAHMPHGPMRGGDGMGRFDVHPHPQGPGRFDGPMGQQPPVRFVGQGPGHFEGPMQHFEPPRRFDNNMAPGPGPMGFQQQRALRFEGPPNQMGPMRFEGPNHRYDIPNVPHQGGHTHFEGPPGQQGPPRFPPQHNMQPPMRPMAPPIYDNPMTPQQNFNMGPQCFPEPMNPQFPAGPMAFPAQTVNFNLQPPFSQPGPAPFYNPAAPAVGLPQPVNLLGNMNQTFLPQNSVPFRPQTPQVVPPENHFGQVDVNDLLTKLISTGIIKPSQPEATPTTSNESSTTVAPAAPPAEEEEEEEQEVEEEEDIPDLTSFTVDDMKPRYECVVMKLYSGNQCCLCSMRFTTTQTDLYADHLDWHFRQNHAGKVASKKITHRRWYYNLKDWIEFEEIADLEERVKSHFFEKENEEEVQKSQAAAKEREVQIVRATKDQVGELCEICQEPFETYWVEEEEDWFLKDAVRVDDKNFHPACFEDYKNTSSYLDVTPSPNKLLTDHPLSAFVEPKEEEETSCCNAAASVKQEVAPEAVELLDVKKEEAELLIDQVQSEENNV; this is encoded by the exons ATGGAGGACAGCGCGGCCAGAGAAGACGCCTGCCGGGAGTACCAGTCCTCCCTGGAGGACCTGACGTTCAACAGCAAGCCGCACATCAACATGCTGACCATCCTGGCCGAGGAGAACCTGACCTTCGCCAAGGATATCGTCGCAATAATTGAAGCTCAAATCAGCAAg GCCCCCGCTGCTGAGAAGCTTCCAGTTTTGTACTTAGTGGATTCCATAGTGAAGAATGTTGGAGGAGAGTACCTTGCTGTGTTTGCTAAAAACCTAATCACTTCATTTATATGTGTCTTTGAAAAG GTGGATGAAAACCTCAGAAAGAGTCTGTTTAAGCTGCGCTCCACATGGGACGAGGTGTTCCCCCTGAAGAAGCTGTATGCGCTGGACGTGCGCGTCAACTCAGTGGACCCGGCGTGGCCTATCAAGCCTTTGCCGCCCACCGTTAACGCCAGCATTCATGTCAACCCCAAGTTTTTAAAGCAG TCTGAGGAGGCCTCCTCTCCGCAGCCAGTTCCCTCCCAGCCCCCGGCGCCGGTGTCAGCGGCGGTGGTGGCGCCTGCTCCCCAGCCGGTCCCAGCGGTCAGCCAGTCCAGCGTGACCCAGGAGCAGCTCATCCGACAGCAGCTGCTGGCCAAACAGAAACAGCTTCTGGAGCTTCAGCAGAAGAAGAtcgagctggagctggagcagacCAAAGCTCAGCTG GCCGGAGGATTCACAATACCCACACCGCCTCCAGcctcctctccagctgctccgACCATGACGCCAAAGGCCCTCAGCCAGAATGCCCCAGTGGTCCGACCCTGGATCCCTCCTCAGACCCAGCCTGACACCAAGACGTCCACCAGAGACCCTCGTCTGAACCGCACCGGCCCCCCAGCTGCGTCCCAGCCCAAAGAACAGCCTGCTGGGAAAAAAGACAGTCTCCAAAAAGGAAGTCCTGCCCTGACGCCTGAGAAACGGCAGCTGGAGAAATCCTTCAGACCGGAAAAGACCAGAACCCCAAGGAAAGAAACGTTGGAAGAGAAGACCAAGTCCAAGTCTCTGTCTCCGATGACCAAAAGTGtccaaagcaaaaacaaacaggctgAGGCTGAAGGTCAGAAATCATCCGACGGCTCCAAGAAAGATCCACGGCTGAGGAAACGCACACAGGACAAGAGTGGAGAGAGCAAAGacgaggagctgaaggagaagaagagatgcAACGacaagaaggagagagaggaggcggtGCTGggggcagagctgcagaggttcAGCAAAGGGAAGCTGGCGAATGGGTTCGTCATCAAACACGAGCgcgaggaggcagagaaggtCGAGTTCAAAAGTGGAGGCAACGCCAGAACACATGCCAGGAAGCGCACCCGCTCCAGGTCTcgctcccccacctcctctccgAAGAGGAAGGATAGGCGCTCGCCCAAAGGCAGAGCCAGGAGCAGCTCGCTGTCCCCGTCACCCTCTCACAAACCGGGGAAACCCCGGAGGGTCCGTGTAGATGAACCGCTGCATGGCAAGCCCGGCCGAGATGACCGGGTCACACTCAAGaagagccaatcagagagcaggaggTCGAAGAGACCGCAGGACGATCGACACTCCGAGTCCAGAGACTCTCACTCGCCCCGAAGTCACGATGGAAGTGGCAAGGAGACGAAGGAGGCTCCTCATCGCTGGAGGAGCGGCTGGGAGGAGAACAAACA tttgaaGTTGCCAGACGACGCTCACATGAAGCCTGGACCCCAGAGACACAAACCGTACAACACGCCGACTCGACCCACCACCCCCCGAACCCTAAAGCACCGCCTCAGCGTGGACGCCAACCTGCAGATACCTGAAGCCCTCAACACCGCCTCCAAGAAGGACCTGCTGAGGAGG GCCGGTAAACGTCTGGAGAGCGGCGAGATTTCTCAAGAGGACTTCCTCAATGTGGCGCAccagataaaacatttcttccagtatcaggaggagaagctgcagcgcTCAGAGAGCTGGGACGGGAAACAGCCGCTGCTGGCCGCGCCCTCCTCCCAGCCCCACGATGCCATGGACGCCGCAGAGCTGTCGTACTACGAGCACAAGTCCAAGCTCAGGAAGACGCAGGTCACCCACCGAGTGGCCGGAGAGGAGTGGGAGGGCGAGGAGAATGTGGAGGATGTCGATGTAACAGGCCCGGGCGAGAAGACAG GTGAAAGACGGAGTAAAGAACGAGAAGAGTCGCGGCCTCCGCTCGGCCCCATGATCGAAGAGTACAACCATGGCAAAGAGTTCCCCACCCTCAAGTCGCTGCCTGGCCTTCGCTTCAGGAGACGAGCCGACCCCCGAGACTCCA GTGAGAGAGAGTGGAACTCGCCGCTGACCGAGCGCCAGCGCGACGAACAGAAGAGCGGATACGACACTCCACGGAGGTACACGCCCTCTGTTGACTCCAGGCATCCTGACCCCCGGAGGCCGGAGGGGCCCCTGCCCTCCGGCACAGTGGTACACAGGAATTGTCCCAGTCCGACCGGTCTGGACGCCCCCGTCCCGAGGTTCGAGCGCGAGCGCCTGTCACCTCTACACCAGAAAGACTCGGCAGAGATGAGCCCGGTCCCGCGCTTTGAGAGCCCCAACAGTGAGCACTCTGATGAAGGGCCCCTCAAACCTGATGTCCCCCCTCCTCAGCCTACCCCTCCCCCCATCCTCAAGGCCCCAGCGCGTGTTGGACCACTGTCGTCTGTCCGACAGCAGAGCAACTCGCCTGGACACACCCCTCCTCACGAAGCAGGGCACCCGCCGTCCCGATATGACGGCCCTGAACACATAGCCCCCCCCAGACCCCACCCGCCCGGCTGGTACGATGACTCTTCACAGTTCGAAGGGCCTCACCCCCAGGGGCCAGGCAGGTTCGATGGCGGCAGACCACCACATCACAACATACCAGAAAGGTTTGATGGCCCAGACGGCGCCCACATGCCTCACGGTCCAATGAGAGGCGGAGACGGGATGGGGAGGTTTGATGTTCACCCCCATCCTCAAGGCCCCGGGAGGTTTGATGGTCCCATGGGCCAACAGCCCCCAGTGCGGTTTGTGGGTCAGGGGCCGGGACATTTTGAAGGGCCAATGCAGCACTTTGAACCACCAAGACGCTTTGACAACAACATGGCCCCTGGACCTGGACCAATGGGCTTCCAGCAGCAGCGGGCTTTGCGTTTCGAAGGCCCTCCAAACCAAATGGGCCCCATGAGGTTTGAAGGCCCCAATCACAGGTATGACATACCCAATGTACCCCATCAGGGTGGACACACGCACTTTGAGGGCCCCCCTGGGCAGCAGGGGCCCCCCAGGTTCCCTCCCCAACACAACATGCAACCTCCCATGAGGCCAATGGCCCCGCCCATTTACGACAACCCGATGACCCCCCAGCAGAACTTCAACATGGGCCCCCAGTGTTTCCCAGAGCCCATGAACCCTCAGTTCCCTGCGGGGCCAATGGCGTTCCCGGCGCAGACGGTGAACTTTAACCTGCAGCCGCCATTTTCCCAGCCGGGCCCCGCCCCCTTCTACAACCCTGCCGCCCCCGCTGTTGGCCTGCCGCAGCCG GTGAACCTGTTGGGGAACATGAATCAAACGTTCCTGCCTCAGAACTCGGTTCCATTCAGACCTCAGA CGCCGCAGGTCGTCCCTCCAGAGAACCACTTCGGTCAGGTTGACGTCAACGACCTTCTGACCAAACTCATCTCCACCGGCATCATCAAGCCTTCGCAGCCCGAGGCTACGCCGACCACCAGCAACG aatCTTCGACCACTGTGGCGCCGGCGGCTCCgccagcagaggaggaggaagaggaggagcaggaggtggaggaggaggaagacatcCCGGACCTGACCAGCTTCACCGTGGATGACATGAAACC GCGTTACGAGTGCGTGGTGATGAAGCTGTACTCGGGGAACCAGTGTTGTCTCTGCAGCATGAGGTTCACCACCACCCAGACGGACCTGTACGCCGACCACCTCGATTGGCACTTCAGACAGAACCACGCCGGAAAGGTCGCCAGCAAGAAGATCACACACCGCCGCTGGTACTACAACCTCAag gacTGGATCGAGTTCGAGGAAATCGCCGACCTGGAGGAACGAGTGAAGAGTCACTTCTTTGAGAAAGAGAACGAGGAGGAAGTTCAGAAGAGTCAGGCAGCGGCAAAAGAGAGGGAGGTCCAAATCGTCAGGGCGACCAAGGACCAAgtgggagag tTATGTGAAATCTGTCAGGAGCCGTTTGAGACGTactgggtggaggaggaggaggactggtTCCTGAAGGACGCCGTCCGAGTCGACGACAAG aatTTTCATCCGGCATGTTTTGAAGATTATAAAAAT ACGTCGTCGTATCTCGACGTCACGCCATCGCCCAACAAGCTGCTCACCGATCACCCGCTTAGCGCCTTCGTCGAGCccaaggaggaagaggagacttCCTGCTGCAACGCCGCCGCCTcggtcaaacaggaagtggcacCCGAGGCCGTGGAGCTACTCGACGTGAAAAAAGAGGAGGCGGAGCTTTTAATTGACCAAGTGCAATCAGAAGAGAATAATGTGTAA
- the pcf11 gene encoding pre-mRNA cleavage complex 2 protein Pcf11 isoform X1 has translation MEDSAAREDACREYQSSLEDLTFNSKPHINMLTILAEENLTFAKDIVAIIEAQISKAPAAEKLPVLYLVDSIVKNVGGEYLAVFAKNLITSFICVFEKVDENLRKSLFKLRSTWDEVFPLKKLYALDVRVNSVDPAWPIKPLPPTVNASIHVNPKFLKQSEEASSPQPVPSQPPAPVSAAVVAPAPQPVPAVSQSSVTQEQLIRQQLLAKQKQLLELQQKKIELELEQTKAQLAGGFTIPTPPPASSPAAPTMTPKALSQNAPVVRPWIPPQTQPDTKTSTRDPRLNRTGPPAASQPKEQPAGKKDSLQKGSPALTPEKRQLEKSFRPEKTRTPRKETLEEKTKSKSLSPMTKSVQSKNKQAEAEGQKSSDGSKKDPRLRKRTQDKSGESKDEELKEKKRCNDKKEREEAVLGAELQRFSKGKLANGFVIKHEREEAEKVEFKSGGNARTHARKRTRSRSRSPTSSPKRKDRRSPKGRARSSSLSPSPSHKPGKPRRVRVDEPLHGKPGRDDRVTLKKSQSESRRSKRPQDDRHSESRDSHSPRSHDGSGKETKEAPHRWRSGWEENKHLKLPDDAHMKPGPQRHKPYNTPTRPTTPRTLKHRLSVDANLQIPEALNTASKKDLLRRAGKRLESGEISQEDFLNVAHQIKHFFQYQEEKLQRSESWDGKQPLLAAPSSQPHDAMDAAELSYYEHKSKLRKTQVTHRVAGEEWEGEENVEDVDVTGPGEKTGGGRSIGGHPPPLKYSRAPRDRQGERRSKEREESRPPLGPMIEEYNHGKEFPTLKSLPGLRFRRRADPRDSSEREWNSPLTERQRDEQKSGYDTPRRYTPSVDSRHPDPRRPEGPLPSGTVVHRNCPSPTGLDAPVPRFERERLSPLHQKDSAEMSPVPRFESPNSEHSDEGPLKPDVPPPQPTPPPILKAPARVGPLSSVRQQSNSPGHTPPHEAGHPPSRYDGPEHIAPPRPHPPGWYDDSSQFEGPHPQGPGRFDGGRPPHHNIPERFDGPDGAHMPHGPMRGGDGMGRFDVHPHPQGPGRFDGPMGQQPPVRFVGQGPGHFEGPMQHFEPPRRFDNNMAPGPGPMGFQQQRALRFEGPPNQMGPMRFEGPNHRYDIPNVPHQGGHTHFEGPPGQQGPPRFPPQHNMQPPMRPMAPPIYDNPMTPQQNFNMGPQCFPEPMNPQFPAGPMAFPAQTVNFNLQPPFSQPGPAPFYNPAAPAVGLPQPVNLLGNMNQTFLPQNSVPFRPQTPQVVPPENHFGQVDVNDLLTKLISTGIIKPSQPEATPTTSNESSTTVAPAAPPAEEEEEEEQEVEEEEDIPDLTSFTVDDMKPRYECVVMKLYSGNQCCLCSMRFTTTQTDLYADHLDWHFRQNHAGKVASKKITHRRWYYNLKDWIEFEEIADLEERVKSHFFEKENEEEVQKSQAAAKEREVQIVRATKDQVGELCEICQEPFETYWVEEEEDWFLKDAVRVDDKNFHPACFEDYKNTSSYLDVTPSPNKLLTDHPLSAFVEPKEEEETSCCNAAASVKQEVAPEAVELLDVKKEEAELLIDQVQSEENNV, from the exons ATGGAGGACAGCGCGGCCAGAGAAGACGCCTGCCGGGAGTACCAGTCCTCCCTGGAGGACCTGACGTTCAACAGCAAGCCGCACATCAACATGCTGACCATCCTGGCCGAGGAGAACCTGACCTTCGCCAAGGATATCGTCGCAATAATTGAAGCTCAAATCAGCAAg GCCCCCGCTGCTGAGAAGCTTCCAGTTTTGTACTTAGTGGATTCCATAGTGAAGAATGTTGGAGGAGAGTACCTTGCTGTGTTTGCTAAAAACCTAATCACTTCATTTATATGTGTCTTTGAAAAG GTGGATGAAAACCTCAGAAAGAGTCTGTTTAAGCTGCGCTCCACATGGGACGAGGTGTTCCCCCTGAAGAAGCTGTATGCGCTGGACGTGCGCGTCAACTCAGTGGACCCGGCGTGGCCTATCAAGCCTTTGCCGCCCACCGTTAACGCCAGCATTCATGTCAACCCCAAGTTTTTAAAGCAG TCTGAGGAGGCCTCCTCTCCGCAGCCAGTTCCCTCCCAGCCCCCGGCGCCGGTGTCAGCGGCGGTGGTGGCGCCTGCTCCCCAGCCGGTCCCAGCGGTCAGCCAGTCCAGCGTGACCCAGGAGCAGCTCATCCGACAGCAGCTGCTGGCCAAACAGAAACAGCTTCTGGAGCTTCAGCAGAAGAAGAtcgagctggagctggagcagacCAAAGCTCAGCTG GCCGGAGGATTCACAATACCCACACCGCCTCCAGcctcctctccagctgctccgACCATGACGCCAAAGGCCCTCAGCCAGAATGCCCCAGTGGTCCGACCCTGGATCCCTCCTCAGACCCAGCCTGACACCAAGACGTCCACCAGAGACCCTCGTCTGAACCGCACCGGCCCCCCAGCTGCGTCCCAGCCCAAAGAACAGCCTGCTGGGAAAAAAGACAGTCTCCAAAAAGGAAGTCCTGCCCTGACGCCTGAGAAACGGCAGCTGGAGAAATCCTTCAGACCGGAAAAGACCAGAACCCCAAGGAAAGAAACGTTGGAAGAGAAGACCAAGTCCAAGTCTCTGTCTCCGATGACCAAAAGTGtccaaagcaaaaacaaacaggctgAGGCTGAAGGTCAGAAATCATCCGACGGCTCCAAGAAAGATCCACGGCTGAGGAAACGCACACAGGACAAGAGTGGAGAGAGCAAAGacgaggagctgaaggagaagaagagatgcAACGacaagaaggagagagaggaggcggtGCTGggggcagagctgcagaggttcAGCAAAGGGAAGCTGGCGAATGGGTTCGTCATCAAACACGAGCgcgaggaggcagagaaggtCGAGTTCAAAAGTGGAGGCAACGCCAGAACACATGCCAGGAAGCGCACCCGCTCCAGGTCTcgctcccccacctcctctccgAAGAGGAAGGATAGGCGCTCGCCCAAAGGCAGAGCCAGGAGCAGCTCGCTGTCCCCGTCACCCTCTCACAAACCGGGGAAACCCCGGAGGGTCCGTGTAGATGAACCGCTGCATGGCAAGCCCGGCCGAGATGACCGGGTCACACTCAAGaagagccaatcagagagcaggaggTCGAAGAGACCGCAGGACGATCGACACTCCGAGTCCAGAGACTCTCACTCGCCCCGAAGTCACGATGGAAGTGGCAAGGAGACGAAGGAGGCTCCTCATCGCTGGAGGAGCGGCTGGGAGGAGAACAAACA tttgaaGTTGCCAGACGACGCTCACATGAAGCCTGGACCCCAGAGACACAAACCGTACAACACGCCGACTCGACCCACCACCCCCCGAACCCTAAAGCACCGCCTCAGCGTGGACGCCAACCTGCAGATACCTGAAGCCCTCAACACCGCCTCCAAGAAGGACCTGCTGAGGAGG GCCGGTAAACGTCTGGAGAGCGGCGAGATTTCTCAAGAGGACTTCCTCAATGTGGCGCAccagataaaacatttcttccagtatcaggaggagaagctgcagcgcTCAGAGAGCTGGGACGGGAAACAGCCGCTGCTGGCCGCGCCCTCCTCCCAGCCCCACGATGCCATGGACGCCGCAGAGCTGTCGTACTACGAGCACAAGTCCAAGCTCAGGAAGACGCAGGTCACCCACCGAGTGGCCGGAGAGGAGTGGGAGGGCGAGGAGAATGTGGAGGATGTCGATGTAACAGGCCCGGGCGAGAAGACAGGTGGGGGTCGGAGCATTGGAGGACACCCACCGCCACTTAAATACAGCCGAGCGCCACGAGACAGACAAG GTGAAAGACGGAGTAAAGAACGAGAAGAGTCGCGGCCTCCGCTCGGCCCCATGATCGAAGAGTACAACCATGGCAAAGAGTTCCCCACCCTCAAGTCGCTGCCTGGCCTTCGCTTCAGGAGACGAGCCGACCCCCGAGACTCCA GTGAGAGAGAGTGGAACTCGCCGCTGACCGAGCGCCAGCGCGACGAACAGAAGAGCGGATACGACACTCCACGGAGGTACACGCCCTCTGTTGACTCCAGGCATCCTGACCCCCGGAGGCCGGAGGGGCCCCTGCCCTCCGGCACAGTGGTACACAGGAATTGTCCCAGTCCGACCGGTCTGGACGCCCCCGTCCCGAGGTTCGAGCGCGAGCGCCTGTCACCTCTACACCAGAAAGACTCGGCAGAGATGAGCCCGGTCCCGCGCTTTGAGAGCCCCAACAGTGAGCACTCTGATGAAGGGCCCCTCAAACCTGATGTCCCCCCTCCTCAGCCTACCCCTCCCCCCATCCTCAAGGCCCCAGCGCGTGTTGGACCACTGTCGTCTGTCCGACAGCAGAGCAACTCGCCTGGACACACCCCTCCTCACGAAGCAGGGCACCCGCCGTCCCGATATGACGGCCCTGAACACATAGCCCCCCCCAGACCCCACCCGCCCGGCTGGTACGATGACTCTTCACAGTTCGAAGGGCCTCACCCCCAGGGGCCAGGCAGGTTCGATGGCGGCAGACCACCACATCACAACATACCAGAAAGGTTTGATGGCCCAGACGGCGCCCACATGCCTCACGGTCCAATGAGAGGCGGAGACGGGATGGGGAGGTTTGATGTTCACCCCCATCCTCAAGGCCCCGGGAGGTTTGATGGTCCCATGGGCCAACAGCCCCCAGTGCGGTTTGTGGGTCAGGGGCCGGGACATTTTGAAGGGCCAATGCAGCACTTTGAACCACCAAGACGCTTTGACAACAACATGGCCCCTGGACCTGGACCAATGGGCTTCCAGCAGCAGCGGGCTTTGCGTTTCGAAGGCCCTCCAAACCAAATGGGCCCCATGAGGTTTGAAGGCCCCAATCACAGGTATGACATACCCAATGTACCCCATCAGGGTGGACACACGCACTTTGAGGGCCCCCCTGGGCAGCAGGGGCCCCCCAGGTTCCCTCCCCAACACAACATGCAACCTCCCATGAGGCCAATGGCCCCGCCCATTTACGACAACCCGATGACCCCCCAGCAGAACTTCAACATGGGCCCCCAGTGTTTCCCAGAGCCCATGAACCCTCAGTTCCCTGCGGGGCCAATGGCGTTCCCGGCGCAGACGGTGAACTTTAACCTGCAGCCGCCATTTTCCCAGCCGGGCCCCGCCCCCTTCTACAACCCTGCCGCCCCCGCTGTTGGCCTGCCGCAGCCG GTGAACCTGTTGGGGAACATGAATCAAACGTTCCTGCCTCAGAACTCGGTTCCATTCAGACCTCAGA CGCCGCAGGTCGTCCCTCCAGAGAACCACTTCGGTCAGGTTGACGTCAACGACCTTCTGACCAAACTCATCTCCACCGGCATCATCAAGCCTTCGCAGCCCGAGGCTACGCCGACCACCAGCAACG aatCTTCGACCACTGTGGCGCCGGCGGCTCCgccagcagaggaggaggaagaggaggagcaggaggtggaggaggaggaagacatcCCGGACCTGACCAGCTTCACCGTGGATGACATGAAACC GCGTTACGAGTGCGTGGTGATGAAGCTGTACTCGGGGAACCAGTGTTGTCTCTGCAGCATGAGGTTCACCACCACCCAGACGGACCTGTACGCCGACCACCTCGATTGGCACTTCAGACAGAACCACGCCGGAAAGGTCGCCAGCAAGAAGATCACACACCGCCGCTGGTACTACAACCTCAag gacTGGATCGAGTTCGAGGAAATCGCCGACCTGGAGGAACGAGTGAAGAGTCACTTCTTTGAGAAAGAGAACGAGGAGGAAGTTCAGAAGAGTCAGGCAGCGGCAAAAGAGAGGGAGGTCCAAATCGTCAGGGCGACCAAGGACCAAgtgggagag tTATGTGAAATCTGTCAGGAGCCGTTTGAGACGTactgggtggaggaggaggaggactggtTCCTGAAGGACGCCGTCCGAGTCGACGACAAG aatTTTCATCCGGCATGTTTTGAAGATTATAAAAAT ACGTCGTCGTATCTCGACGTCACGCCATCGCCCAACAAGCTGCTCACCGATCACCCGCTTAGCGCCTTCGTCGAGCccaaggaggaagaggagacttCCTGCTGCAACGCCGCCGCCTcggtcaaacaggaagtggcacCCGAGGCCGTGGAGCTACTCGACGTGAAAAAAGAGGAGGCGGAGCTTTTAATTGACCAAGTGCAATCAGAAGAGAATAATGTGTAA